Within Thermus antranikianii DSM 12462, the genomic segment CCCCCTTTCCACCCCCGGCAAGGACCACATCCACCACCGCCTTCTCGCCCGGGGACTTTCCCAAAGGCGGGTGGCCTTCCTCCTGTGGGGGCTCGCCCTCCTCTTCAACCTTCTGGCCATGGCCTACCTGGGCATGCCGAAGGAAGCCATCCTGGCAAGCCTTTTCGCCACGGTTTCCGGCCTGGGGTGGGTGACCTACCGCCGCCTCAGGGCCCTTTGGAGGGGGGTAGAATAGCCCTATGGTCAAGCGGCCTCGCCCCTTTACCGTAGAGGAGTTCCACCGCTTGGCGGAGGCTGGCATCCTCCACGAAGACGACCGGGTGGAGCTGATCCGGGGAGAGATTTTGGAAATGAGCCCGATTGGAAGCCGTCATGCAGCGGCGGTAAACCGACTGGCCCGCCTTTTCATACAGGCCCTCGGAAACCGGGCCATCGTGAGCATCCAGAATCCCGTGCGGTTGGGAAAGGATTCCGAGCCCCAGCCCGACCTGGCTCTGCTCAAGACCCGGGCCGATGATTACGCCCATGACCTACCCCAGGCGGGAGACGTTCTCCTACTGGCGGAAGTGGCGGATACCTCGTTGACCTATGACCTCGAGGTCAAGCTTCCCCTCTACGCCCAGCATGGCATCCCCGAGGTCTGGGTGGTGGACCTCTTGGGGGAAAGGGTCCTGGTTTTCCGCCATCCCCAAGGGGAAAGCTATGGAGAGACCCTGACCGAAGGCCCCGAAGGAAGCCTCACACCCCTTCTGCTGCCCGAGG encodes:
- a CDS encoding Uma2 family endonuclease encodes the protein MVKRPRPFTVEEFHRLAEAGILHEDDRVELIRGEILEMSPIGSRHAAAVNRLARLFIQALGNRAIVSIQNPVRLGKDSEPQPDLALLKTRADDYAHDLPQAGDVLLLAEVADTSLTYDLEVKLPLYAQHGIPEVWVVDLLGERVLVFRHPQGESYGETLTEGPEGSLTPLLLPEVSFPARLVLLKP